A section of the Asticcacaulis sp. EMRT-3 genome encodes:
- a CDS encoding HAD-IA family hydrolase — MSTGVAIKGLKLAVWDVDGTLVDSRASILLALQEGAAAIGVEPPTYEEARHIVGLSLLEAVQTLRPELPLDKAEAYAHQYKRSFVRFHEDPDFREGLYAGADDTLRRLKREGWLLGMATGKSRRGVSRNETLYGWQGLFDVTFCADDGPSKPNPHMLQRNLDALGVATHEAVMIGDTAHDIGMGRAAGVYTVGVSWGFHTVAELQQAGAHDIVHSFAELKALLDAFEPQSVA, encoded by the coding sequence TTGAGTACTGGCGTGGCGATTAAAGGGTTAAAATTAGCCGTCTGGGATGTCGATGGCACGCTGGTGGACAGCCGCGCCTCGATCCTGCTCGCGCTGCAAGAAGGGGCCGCCGCCATCGGGGTTGAACCGCCGACCTATGAGGAGGCCCGCCATATTGTCGGCCTGTCCCTGCTGGAGGCGGTGCAGACCCTGCGGCCCGAACTGCCGCTCGATAAGGCCGAAGCCTATGCCCATCAGTATAAACGCAGTTTCGTGCGTTTCCACGAAGACCCTGATTTCCGCGAGGGCCTCTATGCCGGAGCCGATGATACCCTGCGCCGCCTGAAACGCGAAGGCTGGTTGCTCGGCATGGCCACGGGTAAGTCACGACGCGGTGTTTCGCGCAATGAGACGCTGTATGGCTGGCAGGGACTGTTCGATGTCACCTTCTGCGCCGATGATGGCCCCTCCAAACCGAACCCGCACATGCTGCAACGCAATCTTGATGCGCTCGGCGTCGCCACCCATGAGGCGGTGATGATCGGCGATACAGCGCATGATATTGGCATGGGCCGCGCAGCCGGTGTCTATACGGTCGGCGTGTCGTGGGGCTTCCATACGGTCGCCGAACTGCAACAGGCCGGGGCGCATGATATTGTGCATAGTTTCGCTGAGTTGAAGGCCTTGCTGGATGCGTTTGAACCTCAGTCTGTGGCTTAA
- a CDS encoding ATP12 family protein has product MTYKAEAPSKASDQLGFRPKRFWQVACAVADGGIYEVHLDGRPVKTPTGKVLRLPGAALAEAVAAEWAAVDKHVEFADMPLTRLGFAASDRMDERHEDTVAEVLRYAETDLLCYPSDYPEALKAREAAAWLPLLDWARTELDLDFHQNKTLIHQPQPAETTQKISELLTAMNAFERAGLMAAIPLFGSVVLALAVWRGHLTGEQAFAASRIGEDFQTEQWGHDAEADQRAAGHRAQAASCDVWFRGLS; this is encoded by the coding sequence ATGACCTATAAGGCCGAAGCCCCTTCCAAAGCCTCCGATCAGTTGGGTTTTCGTCCCAAGCGTTTTTGGCAAGTGGCCTGCGCTGTTGCGGATGGCGGCATCTATGAGGTGCACCTTGATGGCCGTCCGGTCAAAACCCCGACGGGTAAGGTTTTGCGTCTGCCCGGCGCGGCCCTGGCCGAAGCGGTAGCGGCTGAATGGGCGGCGGTGGACAAGCATGTCGAGTTTGCCGACATGCCGCTGACACGCCTCGGTTTCGCCGCCAGCGATCGTATGGACGAACGGCATGAGGACACCGTGGCCGAGGTGCTGCGCTATGCCGAAACCGATCTTTTGTGCTATCCGTCCGACTACCCCGAAGCCCTGAAGGCGCGCGAGGCGGCGGCCTGGCTGCCGCTGCTCGACTGGGCGCGAACGGAACTGGATTTGGATTTTCATCAGAACAAAACTCTTATCCATCAGCCGCAACCGGCTGAGACAACACAGAAAATTTCTGAACTGCTGACAGCCATGAACGCCTTTGAGCGTGCTGGCCTGATGGCGGCGATTCCGTTGTTCGGCTCGGTGGTGCTGGCGCTAGCCGTATGGCGCGGCCATCTGACGGGTGAGCAGGCCTTTGCCGCGTCGCGCATCGGTGAGGATTTCCAGACCGAACAGTGGGGCCATGATGCCGAAGCTGATCAGCGCGCCGCCGGTCATCGCGCTCAGGCGGCCAGTTGCGATGTCTGGTTCCGGGGGTTGTCTTAA
- a CDS encoding ATP F0F1 synthase subunit B (Produces ATP from ADP in the presence of a proton gradient across the membrane. Subunit B is part of the membrane proton channel.), whose amino-acid sequence MDMMQDLEFWVRLALGIFFVILLVMKVPGSLWKTLGEKGEAVRAELDEAVRIRQEATDLLTTIKAQRLASEKKARELIALAEEEAQRLTQEAHANLEASIQRREAQAERKIAQAEARATADVKSAAADLAAQLAETVLSERLAKTTSDPLVDKAIGQLEGRFN is encoded by the coding sequence ATGGACATGATGCAAGACCTCGAATTCTGGGTCCGTCTGGCGCTTGGCATCTTCTTCGTGATTCTGCTCGTCATGAAGGTGCCCGGCTCACTGTGGAAGACGCTCGGCGAAAAGGGTGAAGCCGTGCGCGCCGAGCTCGATGAGGCCGTGCGCATCCGTCAGGAAGCGACCGACCTGCTCACTACGATCAAGGCCCAGCGTCTGGCTTCCGAGAAAAAGGCCCGCGAACTGATTGCGCTGGCCGAAGAAGAGGCTCAACGCCTCACCCAGGAGGCACACGCGAATCTGGAAGCCAGCATCCAGCGCCGCGAAGCTCAGGCCGAGCGCAAGATTGCTCAGGCCGAGGCCAGGGCCACCGCCGATGTCAAGTCGGCCGCCGCCGATCTGGCCGCGCAACTGGCCGAAACCGTGTTGAGCGAGCGTTTGGCCAAGACAACTTCCGATCCGCTGGTCGATAAGGCCATCGGCCAGCTCGAAGGCCGCTTCAACTAA
- a CDS encoding F0F1 ATP synthase subunit C, giving the protein MDSQLIETGLRAIGAGLATLGMIGAGIGLGILFGNYYLGALRNPSAAKTQQTNLFIGMALTEALGIFAFVIALMILFVLK; this is encoded by the coding sequence ATGGATTCTCAACTCATCGAAACCGGCCTTCGCGCTATCGGCGCTGGTCTGGCGACCCTCGGCATGATCGGCGCCGGTATCGGCCTCGGCATCCTGTTCGGCAACTATTATCTGGGCGCCCTGCGTAACCCGTCGGCGGCCAAGACCCAGCAAACCAACCTGTTCATCGGCATGGCGCTGACCGAAGCCCTCGGCATCTTCGCCTTCGTTATCGCCCTGATGATCCTGTTCGTTCTTAAGTAA
- a CDS encoding F0F1 ATP synthase subunit A, whose product MADPLHQFKIETVLPGPAFDVAGVHFDLSITNSVLAMMIAVGLTLIFFTLSTARASIIPGRMQVMAEGLFSLVDDLTESIIGHDGRHFFPYVFTLFLFILSCNLVGMFTIFTPTSQVAVTLTLALLTFAIVLLVGFIRHGFGFFKMFLPSGVPWYLAPLIILIEVISFMVRPVTLTLRLFGNMVGGHIVLKVFASFILMAASIGVAGWAIGVLTLSTMVALTTLEFLVAYLQAFVFAVLACVYLSDVVNIGHH is encoded by the coding sequence ATGGCCGATCCGTTACACCAGTTTAAAATCGAGACCGTCTTGCCGGGGCCGGCCTTTGACGTAGCGGGCGTGCATTTCGACCTCTCCATCACCAATTCGGTGCTGGCCATGATGATCGCCGTCGGCCTGACGCTTATTTTCTTCACCCTGTCCACGGCGCGCGCCAGCATTATTCCGGGCCGGATGCAGGTGATGGCCGAAGGGCTGTTCAGCCTGGTCGATGATCTGACCGAATCGATCATCGGCCACGATGGCCGTCATTTCTTCCCTTACGTCTTCACCCTGTTCCTGTTCATCCTGAGCTGTAATCTGGTCGGCATGTTCACCATCTTCACCCCCACCTCGCAGGTGGCGGTGACCCTGACCCTGGCCCTGCTGACCTTCGCCATCGTGCTGCTGGTCGGCTTTATCCGCCACGGCTTTGGCTTCTTCAAGATGTTCCTGCCGTCGGGCGTGCCCTGGTATCTGGCCCCGCTGATCATCCTCATCGAAGTCATCTCCTTCATGGTGCGCCCGGTCACCCTCACCCTGCGTCTGTTCGGCAATATGGTCGGTGGTCATATCGTGCTGAAGGTCTTCGCCAGCTTTATCCTCATGGCCGCCAGCATCGGCGTGGCCGGTTGGGCGATCGGTGTCCTGACCCTCAGCACCATGGTGGCGCTGACTACCCTCGAATTCCTGGTCGCTTACCTGCAAGCCTTCGTGTTCGCGGTTCTGGCCTGTGTTTACCTCAGTGACGTGGTCAATATCGGCCACCACTAA
- a CDS encoding AtpZ/AtpI family protein → MTDELPDESSAKNKLSDLDKRLTAIETRERKEKPDSGAEVGASKGYQALGQLLGGIVGGLGLGWVSDHYLHTLPWGMIIGAIFGMVLSVYLIAKTSQS, encoded by the coding sequence GTGACAGATGAACTTCCAGACGAAAGCTCGGCAAAAAACAAGCTGAGCGATCTCGATAAACGGCTGACGGCCATCGAAACGCGCGAGCGGAAAGAGAAGCCCGACTCCGGCGCCGAGGTGGGTGCCAGCAAGGGCTATCAGGCGCTTGGCCAGTTGCTGGGAGGCATTGTGGGCGGACTGGGGCTGGGCTGGGTCAGCGATCATTATCTCCACACGCTTCCGTGGGGCATGATCATCGGGGCCATATTCGGCATGGTGTTGTCGGTCTATCTGATCGCCAAGACGAGCCAGAGCTAA
- the smc gene encoding chromosome segregation protein SMC, with product MQFQKIKLSGFKSFVDATEFRIDPGLTGIVGPNGCGKSNLLEALRWVMGATSAKAMRGAGMDDVIFAGSDKRPSRNWAEVTLTIDNADRMAPQPFTDQPMLDVARRIDRGAGSSYKINGKEVRARDVQLLFADASTGANSPALVRQGQISELIAAKPQNRRRVLEEAGGVSGLHTRRHEAELRLSAAETNLSRLDDIARELDSALSRLKREARQADKYKKISAEIRALQKAILHAKWLEVRHLLESAVSDMQAQTARVEATTRAASVAQTAALKAAEAIGPLREEEAVAATIMHRLNIEKERLDLEEKQVASEIERLKSELKRLQDDFQREQDLSADGGAQVERLTASLARVREEIANAPSQEPELRKALEQAEAMRVKADNAIEVLAAEQAALTERQRLESARLNEAKTRYERLTAQWQTAQNERQALGVFDHAAVECLKAEAAEAQDRLDAARQAADALESGRPALVNTEAQSRKTVRELEDQLGRLVAEARGLSQILAGNRKDGAPVLDQVRPEKGYELALAAALGDDLNLSLSKRTGSAALAFWSEDFESKASGIDLAALGVAPLSAHVRAPAALSLRLSTVGVAAAADGDRLQGLLPAGARLVSREGDLWRWDGLIVRAKAPKPAAVRLAQRTRHDELETEIDGLKPRLAEVQGQQAAAAQAVRTHEESLRQARGRLPELERQVRLKQMAAEESLRAQTQFEARVEALEASLARLSADHAEAEAAFRAVEAAQTAGLDTDAMKAALDAARAEAGQHRQAVMRARADLDQEARDRSAREGRERTLSRELAEWSRRTQDSAARTGKLEKDQQATRATLEAAQSAPHAFEAKRLSLVDSLSTAEKRLNEGRDKLNAAEQARRDADIDVRGHEQAASAAREERAGAQARLEAIQDKARDIEALILDQTGGSPDELGKRLKEEAIATPADASGAESLLSGLEKERDQLGAVNLRAEEEASEYEARLDTLSKERGDLTTAIAKLRDGIDELNAEGRERLLAAFEIINEHFKTLFVTLFDGGSAELRLIESDDPLEAGLEIFACPPGKRLSTMSLMSGGEQALTATALIFGVFLANPAPVCVLDEVDAPLDDANVDRYCRLLAEMRQRTRTRFIAITHNPVTMSRMDRLFGVTMSERGVSQLVSVDLSQAEALVAENVA from the coding sequence TTGCAGTTTCAGAAGATCAAGCTTTCGGGTTTCAAGTCCTTTGTCGATGCGACTGAGTTTCGCATCGATCCGGGCCTGACCGGCATTGTCGGGCCCAATGGCTGCGGCAAGTCGAACCTGCTTGAGGCCCTGCGCTGGGTGATGGGGGCTACCTCGGCCAAGGCGATGCGCGGCGCCGGCATGGACGATGTCATCTTCGCCGGTTCGGATAAGCGCCCGTCGCGCAACTGGGCCGAGGTGACGCTGACCATCGATAATGCCGACCGCATGGCCCCGCAGCCCTTCACCGATCAGCCCATGCTGGATGTGGCGCGGCGCATTGATCGCGGCGCGGGCTCATCCTACAAAATCAATGGCAAGGAGGTGCGCGCCCGCGATGTGCAGCTTCTGTTCGCCGATGCTTCGACCGGCGCGAATTCGCCCGCTCTCGTCCGCCAGGGCCAGATTTCCGAGCTGATCGCCGCCAAGCCGCAAAACCGCCGCCGCGTGCTGGAAGAAGCGGGTGGCGTGTCGGGCCTGCACACCCGCCGCCATGAGGCCGAACTGCGCCTTTCCGCCGCCGAAACCAATCTGTCACGGCTTGATGACATCGCCCGCGAACTCGATTCCGCCCTGTCGCGGCTCAAACGCGAAGCACGTCAGGCCGATAAGTACAAAAAGATTTCCGCCGAGATCCGTGCCCTGCAAAAGGCCATTCTCCACGCCAAATGGCTGGAGGTGCGCCACCTCCTCGAAAGTGCGGTCAGCGACATGCAGGCGCAAACGGCGCGTGTCGAGGCCACTACGCGCGCTGCATCTGTGGCCCAGACCGCCGCCCTGAAGGCCGCCGAAGCCATTGGCCCTTTGCGCGAAGAAGAGGCCGTGGCCGCCACCATCATGCACCGGCTCAATATCGAAAAGGAACGCCTCGATCTCGAAGAAAAGCAGGTGGCCAGCGAGATCGAACGGCTGAAAAGCGAGCTGAAACGCTTGCAGGATGATTTCCAGCGCGAACAGGATCTGTCGGCCGATGGCGGGGCGCAGGTCGAACGGCTAACCGCGTCATTGGCAAGGGTGCGCGAGGAGATCGCCAACGCCCCTTCGCAGGAACCGGAGCTGAGAAAAGCACTCGAACAGGCCGAAGCCATGCGCGTCAAGGCCGATAACGCCATCGAGGTTCTGGCCGCCGAACAGGCGGCGCTTACCGAACGCCAGAGGCTGGAAAGCGCGCGCCTCAATGAGGCCAAAACCCGTTATGAGCGCCTGACCGCCCAATGGCAGACGGCGCAAAACGAACGTCAGGCGCTGGGCGTCTTCGATCACGCCGCTGTCGAGTGCCTGAAGGCCGAAGCCGCCGAAGCGCAAGACCGGCTAGACGCCGCCCGTCAGGCCGCCGATGCGCTGGAAAGTGGCCGTCCGGCGCTCGTCAATACCGAGGCGCAAAGCCGAAAAACCGTGCGCGAACTGGAAGACCAGCTTGGCCGACTGGTGGCTGAAGCGCGGGGCCTCAGCCAGATACTGGCCGGTAACCGCAAGGACGGCGCGCCGGTGCTTGATCAGGTTCGGCCCGAAAAAGGCTATGAACTGGCGCTGGCGGCGGCGCTGGGCGATGACCTCAATCTCAGCCTGTCGAAACGCACGGGCAGCGCCGCCCTGGCCTTCTGGAGCGAGGATTTCGAATCGAAGGCGTCCGGCATCGATCTGGCCGCGCTGGGCGTAGCCCCCTTAAGCGCCCATGTCCGCGCCCCCGCTGCGCTTTCCTTGCGCCTGTCCACGGTCGGCGTGGCCGCCGCCGCCGATGGCGACCGCCTGCAAGGCCTCCTGCCCGCCGGGGCGCGGCTCGTGTCGCGCGAAGGCGATCTGTGGCGCTGGGACGGATTGATCGTGCGCGCCAAAGCGCCCAAGCCCGCCGCCGTGCGGCTGGCCCAGCGCACGCGCCATGACGAACTCGAAACCGAAATCGACGGCCTGAAGCCCAGACTGGCCGAGGTGCAAGGTCAGCAGGCCGCCGCCGCGCAGGCCGTCAGGACGCACGAAGAGTCCTTGCGTCAGGCGCGGGGCCGCCTGCCGGAACTGGAGCGTCAGGTACGCCTGAAGCAGATGGCCGCCGAAGAGAGCTTACGCGCCCAGACCCAGTTCGAGGCCCGTGTCGAGGCGCTGGAGGCCAGTCTCGCCCGCCTCAGCGCCGACCACGCCGAGGCCGAAGCCGCCTTCCGCGCCGTTGAGGCGGCGCAAACCGCAGGCCTCGATACGGACGCCATGAAGGCCGCGCTCGATGCCGCCCGCGCCGAGGCCGGTCAGCACCGTCAGGCGGTGATGCGCGCCCGTGCCGATCTCGATCAGGAGGCCCGCGACCGCAGCGCCCGCGAAGGCCGCGAACGCACCTTGAGCCGCGAACTGGCCGAATGGAGCCGCCGCACGCAGGATTCGGCGGCGCGCACGGGCAAGCTCGAAAAGGATCAGCAGGCCACGCGCGCCACGCTGGAAGCCGCGCAATCCGCGCCCCACGCCTTTGAGGCCAAGCGGCTCTCTCTGGTCGATTCGCTCAGCACCGCCGAAAAACGCCTGAATGAAGGCCGCGACAAGCTGAATGCCGCCGAGCAGGCCCGCCGCGACGCCGACATCGATGTGCGCGGCCACGAACAGGCCGCCTCCGCCGCCCGCGAGGAACGCGCCGGGGCGCAGGCCCGTCTCGAAGCCATTCAGGACAAGGCGCGCGACATTGAAGCCCTGATCCTTGATCAGACCGGCGGCTCGCCCGATGAGCTGGGCAAGCGGCTGAAGGAAGAAGCCATCGCTACGCCTGCCGATGCTTCCGGCGCCGAATCGCTGCTGTCCGGTCTGGAAAAGGAGCGCGACCAGTTGGGTGCGGTCAATTTACGCGCCGAGGAAGAGGCCAGCGAATACGAGGCGCGCCTCGATACCCTGTCCAAGGAACGCGGCGACCTGACCACCGCCATCGCCAAATTGCGCGACGGCATTGATGAACTGAATGCCGAGGGCCGCGAACGCCTGCTGGCCGCTTTTGAGATCATCAACGAACACTTCAAAACCCTGTTCGTCACCCTGTTCGACGGCGGATCGGCCGAACTGCGCCTGATCGAATCGGACGATCCGCTCGAAGCCGGGCTGGAAATCTTCGCCTGCCCGCCGGGCAAACGGCTCTCGACCATGAGCCTGATGTCGGGCGGCGAACAGGCCCTGACCGCTACGGCCCTGATCTTCGGCGTGTTTCTGGCCAATCCTGCACCGGTCTGCGTACTCGATGAGGTCGATGCGCCGCTCGATGACGCCAATGTCGATCGCTATTGCCGTCTGCTGGCCGAGATGCGCCAGCGCACGCGCACCCGCTTCATCGCCATCACCCACAATCCGGTCACCATGTCGCGCATGGACCGCCTGTTTGGCGTCACCATGAGCGAGCGCGGCGTGTCGCAACTGGTCAGCGTCGATCTGTCGCAGGCCGAGGCGCTGGTGGCCGAAAACGTGGCCTAG
- a CDS encoding A/G-specific adenine glycosylase has translation MKDAALVARLRAALLDWYDRHGRKLPWRNSGQGHATADPYRIWLSEVMLQQTTVGHAAPYYDKFLRLWPTVGDLAAAEDGRVMAEWAGLGYYARARRLLECARTVVREHGGRFPHTEAGLLALPGFGPYTAAAVAALAYHLPANVIDGNIERIMSRLYAITTPLPAAKPEIREAGAQWLSEARPADWPQALMDLAALVCRPKSPLCLTDPLACPVAEACAARAQGQPERFPIKAAKPVRPRRFGTVFVMRAGDAVIVERRPDKGLLGGMLGLPHSDWGADETPPAPPLEGVWRDLGDYEHVFTHFALSQSVKLLDVPPAEAASLLRQHNGWQWLPLDQASSLPTVFAKALRKLDQDGMTLPGIAFPSPLPS, from the coding sequence ATGAAGGATGCGGCGCTTGTCGCGCGCTTAAGAGCGGCCCTGCTCGACTGGTACGACCGGCATGGCCGCAAGCTGCCGTGGCGCAACAGCGGCCAAGGCCACGCCACCGCCGATCCCTATCGCATCTGGCTGTCCGAAGTCATGCTGCAACAGACCACGGTGGGCCACGCCGCCCCCTATTATGACAAATTCCTCAGGCTGTGGCCGACAGTTGGCGATCTGGCCGCCGCCGAAGACGGGCGCGTCATGGCCGAATGGGCGGGGCTTGGCTATTATGCCCGCGCGCGCCGGTTGCTGGAATGCGCCCGCACCGTGGTGCGCGAGCATGGCGGCCGGTTTCCGCATACCGAAGCCGGTCTGCTGGCCCTGCCCGGTTTCGGTCCCTATACGGCGGCGGCAGTGGCGGCGCTGGCTTATCACCTGCCCGCCAATGTCATCGACGGCAATATTGAGCGCATTATGAGCCGCCTGTACGCCATCACCACCCCCCTGCCCGCCGCCAAGCCTGAGATACGCGAAGCCGGCGCACAGTGGCTGAGCGAGGCGCGGCCCGCCGACTGGCCGCAGGCCCTGATGGATCTGGCCGCTCTGGTCTGCCGCCCCAAATCGCCCTTATGTCTTACTGATCCTTTGGCCTGCCCTGTTGCCGAGGCTTGCGCCGCCCGCGCGCAAGGTCAGCCTGAACGCTTCCCCATTAAGGCCGCCAAACCGGTCAGGCCGCGCCGCTTCGGCACGGTGTTCGTGATGCGCGCGGGCGATGCCGTGATCGTCGAGCGGCGACCTGATAAGGGCCTGCTCGGCGGTATGCTGGGCCTGCCGCACAGCGACTGGGGCGCGGATGAAACGCCCCCCGCCCCGCCGCTTGAAGGGGTCTGGCGCGATCTTGGCGATTATGAGCATGTCTTCACCCATTTCGCCCTTAGCCAGTCTGTGAAGCTACTCGATGTGCCGCCCGCCGAAGCGGCCAGCCTGTTACGCCAGCATAATGGCTGGCAATGGCTGCCGCTCGATCAGGCCAGCAGCCTGCCGACCGTCTTCGCCAAAGCCCTGCGCAAGCTGGATCAGGACGGGATGACTTTACCTGGAATCGCTTTTCCTTCCCCTCTCCCCTCATGA
- a CDS encoding DciA family protein has protein sequence MKRSLPSVEDSVRILRTLRTKRAPKPRPPVQKQVQPLLKSLQKKFEAMDDGTSALKSRWNEIVGESLGRLCEPVRIIRGRTGGALEIRVAGAYAPLIQHQSAVLIDRINLYLGGRKVERLRLIQGPLTRQAAAPKPAPPRPLSPQDELALQRQVADVSDEKLRAQLLKLGRGVLRRQKNAPQG, from the coding sequence ATGAAACGCTCTTTGCCATCCGTCGAGGACTCGGTACGCATCTTACGCACGCTGCGCACCAAACGCGCGCCCAAACCGAGGCCGCCCGTACAAAAACAGGTTCAGCCCCTGCTGAAAAGCCTGCAAAAGAAATTCGAGGCGATGGATGACGGCACATCGGCGCTGAAATCGCGCTGGAACGAGATCGTCGGCGAATCATTGGGCCGTTTGTGCGAGCCGGTGCGCATTATTCGCGGCCGCACCGGCGGGGCGCTCGAAATCCGCGTGGCCGGGGCCTATGCGCCGCTGATCCAGCACCAGTCGGCGGTGCTGATCGACCGCATCAACCTGTATCTCGGCGGGCGCAAGGTGGAACGCCTGCGCCTGATTCAGGGGCCGCTCACCCGTCAGGCCGCCGCGCCGAAACCCGCGCCCCCCCGGCCCTTGAGCCCGCAGGACGAACTGGCCCTGCAAAGACAGGTGGCCGATGTCAGCGATGAAAAGCTGCGGGCGCAACTGCTCAAGCTGGGGCGCGGGGTGCTGCGACGGCAGAAGAACGCGCCTCAGGGCTGA
- a CDS encoding thioredoxin domain-containing protein: MILSKLQSSGAGKPGFFAGLAAKILLVGAIASLGLMTACAKKADPTAGEMTMGNPNAKVTLVEYASVACPICAQVNATVIPEVRAKYIDTGKVLYVYKPMMTGNPSVATAGHLLAQCAGKDKYFDVIDAIMRSQKEMGGEETGYSNARPVLWGIAQSVGMTQAQFNACITDKKAIDTLKQKMDTYMRVDKVDATPTFFVNGKRMTMVKGDISDFDNAIQPLLK; encoded by the coding sequence ATGATATTGTCCAAGCTGCAATCTTCCGGTGCTGGCAAGCCGGGGTTCTTCGCCGGGTTGGCCGCCAAAATCCTGCTGGTGGGGGCTATCGCCTCGCTCGGCCTGATGACCGCCTGCGCCAAAAAGGCCGATCCAACCGCCGGTGAGATGACGATGGGCAATCCCAATGCCAAGGTGACTCTGGTCGAATATGCCTCTGTGGCCTGTCCGATCTGCGCCCAGGTCAATGCCACCGTCATCCCTGAGGTCAGGGCGAAATATATCGACACCGGCAAGGTGCTTTATGTCTATAAGCCGATGATGACCGGCAATCCTTCGGTGGCCACGGCGGGCCACCTGCTGGCGCAGTGCGCGGGCAAGGACAAGTATTTCGACGTGATCGACGCCATCATGCGCTCACAGAAGGAAATGGGCGGCGAAGAAACCGGCTACAGCAACGCCCGTCCCGTCCTGTGGGGGATTGCCCAGTCGGTGGGCATGACGCAGGCCCAGTTCAATGCCTGCATCACAGACAAGAAGGCCATCGACACGCTGAAGCAAAAAATGGACACCTATATGCGGGTCGATAAGGTGGACGCCACGCCGACCTTCTTCGTCAATGGCAAGCGCATGACGATGGTCAAGGGCGACATCAGCGATTTCGACAATGCCATCCAGCCCCTGCTTAAGTAA
- a CDS encoding DsbA family protein — translation MKHPINAFFRLVSFGGLMGAALLMAACGKPAPTPVGSGDMDLGNPNAKVTVIEYASVTCPHCAEFQKDVMPQLTAKYITPGKIHYIYREFLTPPQDVSAAGILLARCAGKDNYFKVIDQIMASQDEMFSDGTGKNAIPVLRRIGASVGVTGKAFDKCITDPAGLTRIQDNIDTYMKKDGVNSTPTFFINGKVLERHTGTLSDFDDAIQPLLQGK, via the coding sequence ATGAAACATCCGATCAACGCCTTTTTCCGTCTGGTCAGTTTTGGCGGCCTGATGGGTGCCGCCCTGCTGATGGCGGCCTGCGGCAAGCCCGCCCCCACACCGGTCGGCAGCGGCGACATGGATCTCGGCAATCCCAATGCCAAGGTGACCGTTATCGAATATGCCTCGGTGACCTGTCCGCACTGTGCCGAATTCCAGAAGGACGTGATGCCGCAACTGACGGCGAAATACATCACGCCGGGCAAGATTCACTATATCTACCGCGAATTCCTGACTCCGCCGCAGGATGTTTCCGCCGCCGGTATCCTGCTGGCGCGCTGTGCGGGCAAGGATAATTATTTCAAGGTCATCGACCAGATCATGGCTTCGCAGGACGAGATGTTCTCCGATGGCACGGGCAAGAACGCCATCCCGGTTCTCCGCCGCATCGGCGCTTCGGTCGGCGTCACCGGCAAGGCCTTCGACAAGTGCATTACCGATCCGGCGGGCCTGACGCGCATTCAGGATAATATCGACACCTATATGAAGAAGGACGGCGTCAATTCGACCCCGACCTTCTTTATCAATGGCAAGGTGCTTGAGCGCCATACCGGCACCCTGTCGGATTTCGACGATGCGATTCAGCCGCTGTTGCAGGGTAAATAA
- a CDS encoding thioredoxin domain-containing protein yields the protein MARLMRGFAGVLITGMMVLGLPASAADHAAAIPALVMPSSDPKLLPDMTLGNPKAPVTVIEYASAACPHCAAWKKENWANFQAKYLATGKVHYIFREVLTSPQQYALSAFLIGRCAVNQSANPKDSTPYFKVVDTFFKDQDDYYQTGQVGTVLADVTKAVGISHQAELDCVADGPSFSAFMDTMNAHMAADHVNSTPTFFVNGKRLESHEMSDIEAAIAAAK from the coding sequence ATGGCCAGACTGATGCGCGGTTTCGCCGGTGTTTTGATAACAGGCATGATGGTGCTGGGCCTGCCCGCTTCGGCGGCGGATCATGCAGCCGCCATTCCGGCTCTCGTCATGCCATCTTCCGATCCGAAGCTCCTGCCCGACATGACGCTCGGCAATCCGAAAGCGCCGGTGACGGTGATCGAATATGCCTCCGCTGCCTGTCCGCATTGCGCGGCCTGGAAGAAAGAGAACTGGGCGAATTTCCAGGCGAAATACCTGGCCACCGGAAAGGTGCACTATATTTTTCGCGAAGTGCTGACCAGCCCGCAGCAATATGCGCTGTCGGCCTTTCTGATCGGGCGCTGCGCCGTGAACCAGAGCGCCAATCCGAAAGATTCGACGCCCTATTTCAAGGTGGTGGATACCTTCTTCAAAGATCAGGACGATTATTACCAGACAGGCCAGGTCGGCACGGTTCTGGCCGATGTCACCAAGGCGGTCGGCATCAGTCATCAGGCGGAATTGGACTGCGTGGCCGACGGGCCGAGCTTCTCGGCCTTCATGGATACGATGAATGCCCACATGGCAGCCGACCATGTCAATTCGACCCCGACCTTCTTCGTCAATGGCAAGCGGCTGGAAAGCCATGAGATGAGCGATATCGAGGCGGCGATCGCGGCGGCAAAATAG